One genomic window of Panicum hallii strain FIL2 chromosome 6, PHallii_v3.1, whole genome shotgun sequence includes the following:
- the LOC112897501 gene encoding putative F-box/LRR-repeat protein 23: MDTEPSPLIVPPVRDWSELPLDALSTIFMKLGTIEILMGAGLVCRSWLVAAKSPELWRFVDMTHHQMIFSMNVGPETLCAMAKVAIDRSDGRMESFRAQMFVTSELLDYIVSRANSLKSIQLTNCLYLWTHKLGRFASQCPLLEEIEFSHQKMLPELIRHLGSVHPNLKCLRISLPSVYEGGVHREYDESWEEMKNEEAFAIAESLHELRFLQMAGRCLSNKGVYAIIKGCPHLECLDITKCCDVDVDDKLRARCAKIKCVLLPKQMGWSSLPGSSCQIEDKAKTTISP; this comes from the exons ATGGATACGGAGCCAAGCCCCTTGATTGTCCCCCCAGTTAGGGATTGGTCTGAGCTTCCACTCGATGCCCTCTCCACAATTTTCATGAAGCTTGGGACCATTGAGATCTTGATGGGCGCAGGCCTTGTGTGCCGCTCCTGGTTGGTGGCTGCAAAGTCACCAGAACTGTGGCGCTTCGTGGATATGACACACCATCAGATGATTTTCTCAATGAATGTTGGGCCAGAGACTTTGTGTGCAATGGCCAAAGTGGCCATAGATCGCTCTGATGGACGAATGGAGTCATTCAGGGCTCAGATGTTTGTTACCAGCGAACTCTTGGATTACATTGTGAGCAG GGCCAATTCATTGAAGAGCATACAACTTACGAATTGCTTGTATCTTTGGACCCACAAATTGGGTAGGTTTGCATCTCAATGCCCCCTTCTGGAGGAGATAGAGTTCTCGCACCAAAAAATGCTACCAGAACTTATCAGGCATCTTGGTAGTGTGCACCCAAATCTGAAGTGTCTAAGAATTTCTCTACCATCCGTTTACGAAGGCGGGGTACATAGGGAATATGACGAGTCATGGGAGGAAATGAAAAATGAAGAGGCCTTTGCCATAGCAGAGAGCTTGCACGAGCTGCGGTTTCTTCAGATGGCTGGCAGATGCCTGTCCAACAAAGGAGTGTATGCCATCATCAAGGGCTGCCCTCACCTCGAATGCCTCGACATCACCAAATGTTGTGATGTGGATGTCGATGATAAACTCCGTGCTCGCTGCGCCAAGATCAAGTGTGTCTTGTTACCCAAACAAATGGGTTGGTCTTCACTTCCTGGATCTTCATGTCAAATAGAGGACAAGGCAAAGACTACAATCTCACCGTAG